The Candidatus Tanganyikabacteria bacterium genomic interval CAGGATGACGACCGTCAGGTCCTCGATGTCGCGATTCAGCGAGAGGGCGATGATGCCGAGATTCGCCTTGACCGGGGCCGTGATGTCCACCTTGCCGGCCGCCGCGGGCCCGACGATCAACTTCTCCATGTAGGTGTCCGGGGCGTGGAGCAAGCCCCCGCGCTCCGCGGCGGCAAGCGTGGCGATGGAGTTGTTCTGGCCGCGGGCGACCAGGTTGGTGCCCTCGAGAGGGTCGACCGCGATGTCGACCTCGAGGCCGCCGGTGCCGAGTTGCTCGCCGATGAAGAGCATCGGGGCTTCGTCGCGCTCACCCTCGCCGATGACGATCGTGCCGCTGATGGGCAGAAGGTTGAGGGTCTCGCGCATCGCCTCGGTGGCGGCGCGATCCGCTTCCTCGTTGTCACCCTGCCCCATCAGGCGCCCGGCGGCCACCGCGGCGGCCTCCACGACCTGCACGATATCGTTGAACAGCCGGCGTTCGAAATCCCCCGCGGATCCGAAATTGCGCGCCAGCGGAGTTGCGGCGTTGAGCACGGACATTCTCCTTTGAACGTATTGATAGACGGGTCAATCCCGGGTCGAGCCGGGACGATGTAAATACTCAAGAAAGACGAATCGCCAATGATCCGGTCTTGTCGGGGTCGGGTAACGATTTACGAAGTACCCCTCGATAGTTTAGCAGATCTCGGGCCAGGAGTCCCGAATCAGGGCTTTCCCCGGCCGCCGCGCGGCCCAGTTCGGCGTGCCTGGCGATCCCCTGAGAGGTCGCGAGCCAGGGGTCGCGGCCCTGCGCCAGGAAACCGCCTATGATGCCCGTCAGCACGTCCCCGCTGCCGGCCGTCGCCAGGGCGGGCGTGGTGCGAAGCAGGACGCCGAAGCGGCCATCCGGCCGCGCCGCGATCGTGCGGGCGCCCTTGAGCACGCAGATGACCCCGAAATCGGCCGCGATGCGCCGCGCCGCGTCGAGGCGATCCGCCTGTACGGCCTCGGGCGACGTACCCAGCAAGCGGGCGGCCTCGCCGGGGTGCGGCGTGAACACGGCGGGTCCGGCGGGAGGCTGGTCCTTGAGGTCGGGCACCAGAGAGTCGGCATCGCACACGAGCGGCCCGTCCCAGGCATCCCAGACGCGCCGCACGAGCCGTATCTGCCCCTCGTCCCGGCCGAGGCCGGGCCCGATCGCCACCGCGTCGGCCCGCTCCAGCCAGGGCGCGATGTCGCTCCAGTCGCCGTCGTCGAGCGAGCCGTCGTCGTAGGCCTCGAGCGGCACCACCAGGGCTTCGGGCATCAGCGCGGCGATCGCTCCCGCGTGCTGGCGCGGGACGGCGACCACTACCAGGCCGGTGCCGGCGCGGCCGGCCGCGAGGGCCGCCAGGCCCGGCGCGCCCACCATGGCGCGCGAGCCGCCGATCACCACCAGCGTGCCGTAGGTCCCCTTGTGGCCGCCGGCGGGGCGCTCGGGCAGGGCCTCGTACTCGATGATGGCTCCGTCGAGCTTTTCCGCCAGGGCCACCGGCACGCCGATGTCGGCCTGCCACAATTCCCCGACGGCATCCACCGCCGGATCGCAGGCGACGCCCACCTTGATCAGGCCTGTCGCCACGGTGTGCGTCGCGCGGATCCGGTCGCCGAGGGCGACCCCGGTGTCGGCCTCGGTGCCCGAGGGCAAGTCGACGGCGATCACGGCCCGCGCCGCGCCCTCGTTGACGCGCCGGATGGTCTTGGCGAGCGTTCCCGAAGGCGCCCGGTTGAGGCCGAATCCGAAGAGGCCGTCCACGACCACCGGCGCCGCCGCGAAATCGCTGAGCGGCCGCGCCTGGATTCCGCAGCGGATGGCCCAGGAAAGCTGCTCGTCGGTGACCGCCGAGAGGTTCTTGGCGTCCACGAACAGGTGCGGCCAGTATCCCCAACCCTTGAGCAACCGCGCGGCGGCCACGGCGTCGCCGCCGTTGTGGCCCGGGCCGGCGAGCACGGCAATGGGCTCGTCGATCGTGGCGACGTGCGCCGTCACGGCTGCGACCCCTAGGGCAGCCCGCTCCATGAGCAGGTGGACGGGCACGCCCCAGCCGGAGATCAGTTCGGTCTCGAGTTCCCGGGTCTCCCGCACGGTCGCGATCATGGCCTAGATCTTGACCTGGCCCTGGAACACGACGCCCCGCACCGGATCGACCGTCACCAGGGCGCCGTCGGGTATGCTCTCGATCTCTTCGACCGACAGCAGCACGGGGATGCCCAGTTCGAGGGCGACGATCGCCGCGTGGCTGGTCAAGCCGCCCGCACGCACGCAGAGGGCGCCGGCCCTGGCCATGGCCCGGGTCCAGTCGGCGTCGGTATACTCCGCTATCAGGACATCGCCCTCGCCGAGTTGCTCGCGTGCCGCCACCGGATCCTTGAAATGCCGCGCGACGCCCGATACCGCGCGCTGGCCCAGGCCCATGCCCCGAGCGAGCACGATGGACACGACCTCCACCTTGATCAGGTTGGTCGTGCCCGGCAGGCCCATTGGTACGCCGGCCACCATGATCACGACGTCGCCGTCTTCCACGAGGCCCTGGGAAGTGGCCAGGGAGATGGCGTGCTTGAAGAGTTCCTCGGTCGAACTGGTCTCGGGCAAGTGGACCGGATACACGCCCCACACGACCGCCAGTTGCTTGGAAGTGTCCTCGTGCAACGTGGCGGCGACGATGGGGCACTGCGGCCGGTACTTCGAGACCATGCGCGCCGAGGATCCCGAGTAGGTGGCGGTGATGATCGCCGCCGCGCCGAGTTCGGGAACCATCTCGGTGGCCGCGTGCGCGATGGCGTCCTGCACGGGGCGTACGTAGTGCTCGCGCAGTTCGGGCCGTTCGGTGGGCCGGAGCGAGCGCTCGGTGTTGACCGCGATGCGCACCATCATCTCGACCGACTCGACGGGATACCCGCCGCTGGCCGTCTCGCCGGACAGCATCACGGCGTCGGTGCCGTCGAGGATAGCGTTGGCCACGTCCGACGCCTCGGCCCGCGTGGGCCGGGGGTTGTGGATCATCGAGTCCAGCATCTGCGTCGCGGTGATGACCGGCTTTCCCTCCAGGTTGCAGCAGCGGATGATTTCCTTCTGCACCAGAGGCACGTCCTCGACCGGGATCTCCACGCCCAGGTCGCCGCGGGCGATCATCACGCCGTCGGCGACCAGGACGATGTCGCGCACCGACTGGACCGCCTCCCGCCGCTCGATCTTGGCGATGATGGGCGTGCGCTTTCCAAACCGGAGGAGATACTCCTTGACCTCCAGCACGTCGTGCGCGTTCTGGACGAACGAAGCCGCGACCAGGTCCACGCCCATCTCCGCGCCGAACTGCAGGTCGACCTTGTCCTTCTCGGTCAGCACCGAGATCTTCAGCGTCGCGCCCGGAAAGTTGACGCCCTTGTGCGGCCGCAGCGGCCCGCCGACGATCACCCGCGTGATCAGGTCGGAGCCTTCGCTGCCGAGCACATGCAGCTCCAGCAGGCCGTCGTCGATGAGGATGCGATCCCCGGGGTTCACGTCCTGGGCGAGCCTGGGGTAGCTGACGTAGGCCCGCCGCTCGTCGGCCTCGACCTCGGTGGGGGTCAGCATGTAGGTCTGACCCGCCTTCAGCGCCACCTCGCCGTCCTTGACCTGCCCGATGCGGATCTTGGGCCCCTGGATATCCTGGAGAATGGCCACGTTGCGGTCGGCATCCCGCGCCAAGCGCCGGATCCGCAGGATGTTGTCGCGATGCGTCTCGTGCGTGCCGTGGCTGAAGTTGAGGCGGAAGAGATCGACCCCCGCCTCGATCAGGCGCCTGACGACCTCGTCGCTGGAGGAGGCCGGCCCCAGGGTCGCGACGATCTTGGTGCACTTGCGACCGACCGGTTCGGTCCAGGACGGTTCGGGCAATGCCTAGAACGCCTCGCGTCCCGGGTAGATGCCGCCCGGCCCCAGCTCCTCCTCGATGCGCAGGAGCTGGTTGTACTTGGCGACGCGGTCGCTGCGAGATGCGCTCCCCGTCTTGATCTGGCCCACGTTGGTCGCCACGGCCAGGTCGGCGATGGTGGCGTCCTCGGTCTCGCCCGACCGGTGAGAGATGATGCAGCGGTACCCGGCACGCTTGGCCATTTCGATGGCCGTGAGGGTCTCGCTCAGGGTCCCGATCTGGTTGACCTTGATGAGCACCGCGTTGGCGATGCCCTCCTCGACGCCCCGGGAGATCCGCTCGGGATTGGTGACGAACAGGTCGTCACCCACCAGTTGCACCTTGGAGCCCAGGCGCTCGGTCAGTAGCTTCCAGCCGTCCCAGTCATCCTCGGCCAGACCATCCTCGATCGACACGATCGGGTACTTGTCGGCCAGCATGGCCAGGTAGTCGCACAGTTCCTCGGCGTCGCGCTTCACTCCCTCGCCGACGAAGTGGTAGTCGCCGTTCTTGAAGAGCTCTGTCGAAGCGCAATCCAGGGCGATCGCGATGTCGTCGCCCGGCGTGTACCCCGCGGCCCGGATGCCCTCGACCACCAGATCCAGGGCCTCGATCGCGTCCTTGACCGCGGGAGCGAAGCCACCCTCGTCGCCGACGCCCGTGGCCAGGTTCTTGCCCTTGAGCACCTTCTTGAGGGCGTGGAACGTCTCCGCGCCGGCCCGCAGCGCTTCGGCGAACGTCGCGAAACCGACCGGCACGATCATGAACTCCTGGAAGTCGAGCGGATTGTCGGCATGCGCGCCGCCGTTGAGGATGTTCATCAGCGGCACCGGAAGCGTGCGGGCTCCCACGCCGCCCAGATACCGGTAGAGCGGCAGTTCGAGGGCGTTTGCCGCGGCCTTCGCGACCGCCAGCGAAACCCCGAGCATCGCGTTGGCGCCCAGCTTGGCC includes:
- the eno gene encoding phosphopyruvate hydratase; this translates as MSEDTAVSATLIEDVYAREILDSRGNPTVEVEVLLAGGAMGRAAVPSGASTGAHEALELRDDDEPARYGGKGVLQAVDNVNEVIANELVGHEAVDQTGVDQTLLDLDGTANKAKLGANAMLGVSLAVAKAAANALELPLYRYLGGVGARTLPVPLMNILNGGAHADNPLDFQEFMIVPVGFATFAEALRAGAETFHALKKVLKGKNLATGVGDEGGFAPAVKDAIEALDLVVEGIRAAGYTPGDDIAIALDCASTELFKNGDYHFVGEGVKRDAEELCDYLAMLADKYPIVSIEDGLAEDDWDGWKLLTERLGSKVQLVGDDLFVTNPERISRGVEEGIANAVLIKVNQIGTLSETLTAIEMAKRAGYRCIISHRSGETEDATIADLAVATNVGQIKTGSASRSDRVAKYNQLLRIEEELGPGGIYPGREAF
- the pyk gene encoding pyruvate kinase; translated protein: MPEPSWTEPVGRKCTKIVATLGPASSSDEVVRRLIEAGVDLFRLNFSHGTHETHRDNILRIRRLARDADRNVAILQDIQGPKIRIGQVKDGEVALKAGQTYMLTPTEVEADERRAYVSYPRLAQDVNPGDRILIDDGLLELHVLGSEGSDLITRVIVGGPLRPHKGVNFPGATLKISVLTEKDKVDLQFGAEMGVDLVAASFVQNAHDVLEVKEYLLRFGKRTPIIAKIERREAVQSVRDIVLVADGVMIARGDLGVEIPVEDVPLVQKEIIRCCNLEGKPVITATQMLDSMIHNPRPTRAEASDVANAILDGTDAVMLSGETASGGYPVESVEMMVRIAVNTERSLRPTERPELREHYVRPVQDAIAHAATEMVPELGAAAIITATYSGSSARMVSKYRPQCPIVAATLHEDTSKQLAVVWGVYPVHLPETSSTEELFKHAISLATSQGLVEDGDVVIMVAGVPMGLPGTTNLIKVEVVSIVLARGMGLGQRAVSGVARHFKDPVAAREQLGEGDVLIAEYTDADWTRAMARAGALCVRAGGLTSHAAIVALELGIPVLLSVEEIESIPDGALVTVDPVRGVVFQGQVKI
- a CDS encoding NAD(P)H-hydrate dehydratase; the encoded protein is MIATVRETRELETELISGWGVPVHLLMERAALGVAAVTAHVATIDEPIAVLAGPGHNGGDAVAAARLLKGWGYWPHLFVDAKNLSAVTDEQLSWAIRCGIQARPLSDFAAAPVVVDGLFGFGLNRAPSGTLAKTIRRVNEGAARAVIAVDLPSGTEADTGVALGDRIRATHTVATGLIKVGVACDPAVDAVGELWQADIGVPVALAEKLDGAIIEYEALPERPAGGHKGTYGTLVVIGGSRAMVGAPGLAALAAGRAGTGLVVVAVPRQHAGAIAALMPEALVVPLEAYDDGSLDDGDWSDIAPWLERADAVAIGPGLGRDEGQIRLVRRVWDAWDGPLVCDADSLVPDLKDQPPAGPAVFTPHPGEAARLLGTSPEAVQADRLDAARRIAADFGVICVLKGARTIAARPDGRFGVLLRTTPALATAGSGDVLTGIIGGFLAQGRDPWLATSQGIARHAELGRAAAGESPDSGLLARDLLNYRGVLRKSLPDPDKTGSLAIRLS
- the glpX gene encoding class II fructose-bisphosphatase yields the protein MSVLNAATPLARNFGSAGDFERRLFNDIVQVVEAAAVAAGRLMGQGDNEEADRAATEAMRETLNLLPISGTIVIGEGERDEAPMLFIGEQLGTGGLEVDIAVDPLEGTNLVARGQNNSIATLAAAERGGLLHAPDTYMEKLIVGPAAAGKVDITAPVKANLGIIALSLNRDIEDLTVVILDRPRHKDLINEVRSAGARIRLIGDGDLTAAISAAVRGTAIHGVFGTGGAPEGVLAAAALKCLGGEIQGRFRPRNDDEAERCRKMGIDLDKVYATNDLAPGSEIIFAACGVTEGDILHGVRYFGAGCRTYSVVMTLSSGLIRFVDSVHVTDRRTPVSLERF